One segment of Antennarius striatus isolate MH-2024 chromosome 5, ASM4005453v1, whole genome shotgun sequence DNA contains the following:
- the padi2 gene encoding protein-arginine deiminase type-2 isoform X1, which produces MFQEHSQIDEIRTSECLRTCRLDTDYPQSVLHVLGTSLKANLNRNAPSKSKFFSVKCSSDVQYSINPPPTTTSRPTPPIPLNGNSTLNFTMTRASEQENDNKLSVWYYDEKKEILGKAVLHLTAIEISLDVDADRDGEVEKNNPNKGSWKWGPDGHGAILLVNCDCERSYWKKPDHMQKGNAVTRVSDLKDMSLMVLRTKGPAKLPEGYKLTMHISQSDAEGVRVFRSKTPPVVISESFGSLFYNDFVKDYPLVLSSKDLSQEVMYLGGESEFKFYVEGLKFPDVDFDGFIRINLSLLEPICKGVPETPIFTDQVVFRVAPWIMTPNTLDPIDVFICSTSDNYEFVKGITKLAEKSGCTINICHEYKNRGDRWIQDELEFGYIDSPHQSFPVVLDSPRDGKLVDFPYDELLGPDFGYVTRVPERKDVSSLDSFGNLEVSPPVTVNGTNYPLGRILIGVAFPTATKGRNMTKVVQEFLWAQKVQEPIALFSDWLYVGHVDEFMSFVPAPDRKGFRLLLASPDAGYKLFRDLQSNGHGKATLFDGVKDEKPLTVDEMLEDDNFHSQNRYVQSCIDWNRDVLKRELGLEDEDIIDLPILFKLVVEKGNENQFRAVAFYPDMVNMIVLGKNLGIPKPYGPKVDGRCALEAEMCSLLEGLGLNCTFIDDFASYHKRLGEVHCGSNVRRKPFEMKWWNLQM; this is translated from the exons AAATGCCCCTTCCAAGTCCAAATTCTTCTCCGTCAAGTGCTCCTCTGATGTTCAATACAGCATCAACCCTCCACCCACAACAACATCCCGCCCCACCCCTCCCATCCCTCTCAATGGAAATTCAACACTAAACTTCACCATGACGCGCGCCAGTGAGCAAGAGAATGACAACAAG CTGTCTGTTTGGTACTATGAcgagaaaaaagaaattctggGGAAAGCGGTCCTACACCTGACAGCTATCG AGATCTCTCTGGATGTGGATGCTGACAGAGATGGTGAGGTGGAGAAAAACAACCCCAATAAG GGATCCTGGAAATGGGGTCCTGATGGGCATGGAGCCATCCTGCTGGTCAATTGTGACTGTGAGCGGTCCTACTGGAAGAAGCCAGACCATATGCAGAAAGGCAACGCAGTCACCCGAGTGTCAG ATCTCAAGGACATGTCTCTCATGGTGTTACGGACCAAAGGACCTGCCAAACTCCCAGAAGGATACAAGCTCACCATGCACATTTCACAGAGCGATGCAGAGGGTGTTAGAGTCTTCAGGTCCAAAACACCCCCAGTAGTGATTTCTGAGTCCT TTGGGAGTCTCTTCTACAATGACTTTGTGAAGGATTATCCTCTGGTTCTGAGCAGTAAGGACTTGTCCCAGGAGGTGATGTACCTCGGAGGTGAATCAGAGTTTAAGTTTTACGTGGAAGGCTTAAAATTTCCTGACGTGGACTTTGATGGGTTCATTCGCATCAACCTGAGTTTATTGGAGCCCATTTGCAAA GGTGTCCCGGAAACACCAATTTTCACAGACCAAGTTGTGTTCAGAGTAGCTCCGTGGATCATGACACCCAACACCCTCGATCCTATAGATGTGTTTATCTGCAG TACATCTGATAACTACGAGTTCGTCAAAGGAATAACAAAGCTGGCTGAGAAGAGTGGATGCACTATTAATATTTGCCATGAGTATAAGAACAGAGGAGATCGCTGGATACAG GATGAGCTTGAGTTTGGCTATATTGACTCCCCTCACCAAAGTTTTCCTGTTGTTCTGGATTCCCCTCGAGATGGAAAACTCGTGGATTTTCCTTATGACGAACTACTG GGCCCTGACTTTGGCTATGTGACGAGAGTACCTGAGAGAAAAGACGTGAGCAGTCTTGACTCCTTTGGCAATCTGGAGGTGAGTCCTCCCGTCACCGTGAATGGAACAAACTACCCCCTGGGCAGAATCCTCATTGGAGTTGCCTTCCCTAC GGCGACAAAAGGGCGTAACATGACTAAGGTAGTTCAGGAATTCCTGTGGGCTCAGAAGGTCCAGGAGCCCATCGCCTTGTTTTCTGACTGGCTCTACGTCGGCCATGTAGATGAATTCATGAGTTTTGTTCCTGCGCCTGACAGAAAG GGCTTCCGTCTGCTGCTAGCCAGCCCAGATGCGGGCTACAAACTATTCAGAGACCTACAGAGCAATGGGCATGGAAAAGCCACCCTGTTTGATG gTGTTAAAGATGAAAAGCCATTAACAGTGGATGAGATGCTTGAGGACGATAATTTTCATTCTCAAAACCGCTATGTCCAG AGCTGCATTGACTGGAACAGAGATGTCCTGAAGAGAGAGCTGGGCCTGGAGGATGAGGATATCATCGACCTGCCGATCCTCTTCAAGTTGGTGGTGGAGAAGGGAAATGAGAATCAGTTCAGAGCAGTGGCCTTTTACCCTGACATG GTGAACATGATTGTCTTGGGGAAGAACCTTGGCATCCCAAAGCCCTACGGCCCCAAGGTGGATGGTCGCTGTGCTCTGGAGGCTGAGATGTGCTCCCTGCTGGAGGGCCTGGGCCTAAACTGCACGTTCATTGATGACTTTGCGTCCTACCACAAAAGGCTGGGAGAGGTACACTGTGGCTCCAATGTCCGCAGGAAGCCATTTGAAATGAAGTGGTGGAACCTCCAGATGTGA
- the padi2 gene encoding protein-arginine deiminase type-2 isoform X2 — MKVPRTVRIDSGKKTEFVFVVGNDLCVNLNRNAPSKSKFFSVKCSSDVQYSINPPPTTTSRPTPPIPLNGNSTLNFTMTRASEQENDNKLSVWYYDEKKEILGKAVLHLTAIEISLDVDADRDGEVEKNNPNKGSWKWGPDGHGAILLVNCDCERSYWKKPDHMQKGNAVTRVSDLKDMSLMVLRTKGPAKLPEGYKLTMHISQSDAEGVRVFRSKTPPVVISESFGSLFYNDFVKDYPLVLSSKDLSQEVMYLGGESEFKFYVEGLKFPDVDFDGFIRINLSLLEPICKGVPETPIFTDQVVFRVAPWIMTPNTLDPIDVFICSTSDNYEFVKGITKLAEKSGCTINICHEYKNRGDRWIQDELEFGYIDSPHQSFPVVLDSPRDGKLVDFPYDELLGPDFGYVTRVPERKDVSSLDSFGNLEVSPPVTVNGTNYPLGRILIGVAFPTATKGRNMTKVVQEFLWAQKVQEPIALFSDWLYVGHVDEFMSFVPAPDRKGFRLLLASPDAGYKLFRDLQSNGHGKATLFDGVKDEKPLTVDEMLEDDNFHSQNRYVQSCIDWNRDVLKRELGLEDEDIIDLPILFKLVVEKGNENQFRAVAFYPDMVNMIVLGKNLGIPKPYGPKVDGRCALEAEMCSLLEGLGLNCTFIDDFASYHKRLGEVHCGSNVRRKPFEMKWWNLQM; from the exons AAATGCCCCTTCCAAGTCCAAATTCTTCTCCGTCAAGTGCTCCTCTGATGTTCAATACAGCATCAACCCTCCACCCACAACAACATCCCGCCCCACCCCTCCCATCCCTCTCAATGGAAATTCAACACTAAACTTCACCATGACGCGCGCCAGTGAGCAAGAGAATGACAACAAG CTGTCTGTTTGGTACTATGAcgagaaaaaagaaattctggGGAAAGCGGTCCTACACCTGACAGCTATCG AGATCTCTCTGGATGTGGATGCTGACAGAGATGGTGAGGTGGAGAAAAACAACCCCAATAAG GGATCCTGGAAATGGGGTCCTGATGGGCATGGAGCCATCCTGCTGGTCAATTGTGACTGTGAGCGGTCCTACTGGAAGAAGCCAGACCATATGCAGAAAGGCAACGCAGTCACCCGAGTGTCAG ATCTCAAGGACATGTCTCTCATGGTGTTACGGACCAAAGGACCTGCCAAACTCCCAGAAGGATACAAGCTCACCATGCACATTTCACAGAGCGATGCAGAGGGTGTTAGAGTCTTCAGGTCCAAAACACCCCCAGTAGTGATTTCTGAGTCCT TTGGGAGTCTCTTCTACAATGACTTTGTGAAGGATTATCCTCTGGTTCTGAGCAGTAAGGACTTGTCCCAGGAGGTGATGTACCTCGGAGGTGAATCAGAGTTTAAGTTTTACGTGGAAGGCTTAAAATTTCCTGACGTGGACTTTGATGGGTTCATTCGCATCAACCTGAGTTTATTGGAGCCCATTTGCAAA GGTGTCCCGGAAACACCAATTTTCACAGACCAAGTTGTGTTCAGAGTAGCTCCGTGGATCATGACACCCAACACCCTCGATCCTATAGATGTGTTTATCTGCAG TACATCTGATAACTACGAGTTCGTCAAAGGAATAACAAAGCTGGCTGAGAAGAGTGGATGCACTATTAATATTTGCCATGAGTATAAGAACAGAGGAGATCGCTGGATACAG GATGAGCTTGAGTTTGGCTATATTGACTCCCCTCACCAAAGTTTTCCTGTTGTTCTGGATTCCCCTCGAGATGGAAAACTCGTGGATTTTCCTTATGACGAACTACTG GGCCCTGACTTTGGCTATGTGACGAGAGTACCTGAGAGAAAAGACGTGAGCAGTCTTGACTCCTTTGGCAATCTGGAGGTGAGTCCTCCCGTCACCGTGAATGGAACAAACTACCCCCTGGGCAGAATCCTCATTGGAGTTGCCTTCCCTAC GGCGACAAAAGGGCGTAACATGACTAAGGTAGTTCAGGAATTCCTGTGGGCTCAGAAGGTCCAGGAGCCCATCGCCTTGTTTTCTGACTGGCTCTACGTCGGCCATGTAGATGAATTCATGAGTTTTGTTCCTGCGCCTGACAGAAAG GGCTTCCGTCTGCTGCTAGCCAGCCCAGATGCGGGCTACAAACTATTCAGAGACCTACAGAGCAATGGGCATGGAAAAGCCACCCTGTTTGATG gTGTTAAAGATGAAAAGCCATTAACAGTGGATGAGATGCTTGAGGACGATAATTTTCATTCTCAAAACCGCTATGTCCAG AGCTGCATTGACTGGAACAGAGATGTCCTGAAGAGAGAGCTGGGCCTGGAGGATGAGGATATCATCGACCTGCCGATCCTCTTCAAGTTGGTGGTGGAGAAGGGAAATGAGAATCAGTTCAGAGCAGTGGCCTTTTACCCTGACATG GTGAACATGATTGTCTTGGGGAAGAACCTTGGCATCCCAAAGCCCTACGGCCCCAAGGTGGATGGTCGCTGTGCTCTGGAGGCTGAGATGTGCTCCCTGCTGGAGGGCCTGGGCCTAAACTGCACGTTCATTGATGACTTTGCGTCCTACCACAAAAGGCTGGGAGAGGTACACTGTGGCTCCAATGTCCGCAGGAAGCCATTTGAAATGAAGTGGTGGAACCTCCAGATGTGA